CGACGTCCCGGACCCGGGGCTGCTCAAGGAAAGGAATGGTGAGGGGGCCCGGCCTCGCCCACGCCCCCATGCCAGCAGGCACACCTCCCTCAGGCCTCCTTACACCGCCGCCCCGCCGCAGCCCCGGGCAGTCCCTTGACCCTGCCGGTCCCCCCCGGAGAGGTGCCCGCAGCCTAGAGCCAGAGCTCCGAGACCACTCTGACAGCGCCCCCCCTGCTGACCCGCAGACTCGTTTCCGGAGCCAGCCCCACCGCTTTTTACCAGCAGCTCGCGGCTGCAGAACATGACCCCGCGTGCCCGCGCCCGGCAGCTGTGGCTGCTCCTCCGTGCAGGCCTCCGAGACTTCGTGGAAAAGGTGGGGCTTGCCTGTggccctgcctcttcccctaGGCGTGCCTAGCACCCCCCACCTCTTCCCCTAGGTGCCTAGCACCCTCCACCTCTTCCCCCAGGTGTGCCTAGCACCCCCACCTCTTCCCCTAGGTGCCTAGCACCCCCCACCTCTTCCCCCAGGTGTGCCTAGCACCCCCCACCTCTTCCCCTAGGCATGCCTAGCACCCCCCTGCCTGGGGCCCCCACCTCTTCCCCTAAGTGTGCTTAGCACCCCCCACCTCTTCCTCTGGGTGTGCCTAGAACCCCCCACCTCTTCCCCTAGGCATGCCTAGCATCCCCACCTCTTCCTCTAGGTGTGCCTAGCACCCCCCACCTCTTCCCCTAGGCGTGCCTAGCACCCCCCTGCCTGGGGCCCCCACCTCTTCCCCTAAGTGTGCCTAGCACCCCCCACCTCTTCCCCTAGGCGTGCCTAGCACCCCTCTGCCTGGGGCCCCCACCTCTTCCTCTAAGTGTGCTTAGCACTCCCCACCTCTTCCCCTAGGTGTGCCTAGCACCCCCAACCACTTCCCCTAGGTGTGCCTAGCACCCCCCCACCTCTTCCCCTAGGCAGGTGCCCTGCCTGGCACCCTGAGGCTCCGCTAGGCAGGCACACTACCGctccagctccccaccccaccccatcattGACCACAGGCCTGCCCCTCCTGGCccacaggaaaagagagaggagctGTGTGTGGCACGCTTGACCCATGGGCTAGAGCTGCTGCGCCATCTGAAAGTGGCAGCCGAGCTGTGCTGGGTGGCACAGGATCCAGTGGGCAGACGCTTCGTGGTGCTGGATGGTGCCGGCTACCTCCACCTGCACAGAGAGAATGGCTGGGCTTATGAGAAGCTACAGGCCCCAGCCGTGCTCACTGGGCTGGTGGCTGTGCCTGGCCCCCTGGGTGCTGTGAGCCGCTTCGTGGGCTGGGGCCCGGAGGGGCTGGCCATACTAAGGCCTGACTTCAGCCTATTGTGGCTGAGCAAGCCAGGGGTGGGCGGGATGCCGGACCACCAGCCCATCTGCTGCCTGCCAGTGCCCAGCCTGGGGCTGTTGCTAGTGGCATTGGCAGGTGGCAGCCTGGCGCTCTGGAAATTCCGCTCAGGGGGTCGCCGCCTGGTGCTGTGGGGCTCACCTCTGCGGCTGCCACCAAGCTCTGCAGGTACACTCACCCGTTTGGTTCTGGGGCCCCTGTCTTCCCACCAAGTCCCATGCTGCTTGGCGGCCTATGGCTCTGCCGTGCTCATCTTTGATCTGCACACCTGGGCCCTCGTAGACATCCGCCGGGACCTGCACAAAATGTGAGGGAGGGACCTCGGGACCGGGAAAAGAAGGACAGtgcgggggaggggtggggggtgaggcagAGGTGAGTCCGGGAGGGTGAGCAGCCGGTGGCAGGGGCCCGGTGCTGTCACATGGaggtgctggggctgcaggggcctCTCTTCCCCTTCAGCACTATCTCGGACTTGGCCTACTGCCTGGAGGTAGACGCCGTGGTGACAGCCTCTCGGGACAGCACGGTGAAGGTGTGGGAGACCGACTGGCGGCTCCGGATGGTGTTCATGGGCCACACAGGTGTGCCATCCCACCGCAGCCCCTGGGGCCCGCCTGTGtccccccgggctgcccggacGCCCAGCGACCGTGCCCTCCCACAGGCCCCGTGACCGCCGTGGCCGTGCTCCCCGACTCGTCCCTGCTGCTGTCCGCCTCGCAGGACGGGACGCTGCGCACGTGGGACCTGCAGGCGGCCGCCCAGGTGGGCGAGGTGGCGCTGAGCGGCTGGGCCCgaggcgcggcggcggcgcgcgtGGACCGCCTGCTGGCGCCCGCGGGCCCGGGCTGCCCGGTGCTGTCGCTGAGCGCGCGCGGCGTGGCCCTGTGGCGCCCCCGCGAGCTGTACGCCCCCCTGGCGCGGCTGCCGGCGCCGGTGCTGCTCGTGCAGGTGGCGCCCGCGctgcccgccgccccgcgcgccccgctgCCCGCGCGCCTCGTGTGCGCCTGCGCCGACGGCTCGGTCCACCTGCTGGCGGCGGCCACGGGGCGCCCGGTGAGCGCGCTGCTGCTGGGGGCCGCCGAGCCCGCGGCCGCGCTGCTCTACTGCCTGCCCCGCGAGGCGCTGTGGCTGCTGACGCGCGCCGGCCACCTGCTGTGCGCCTCGGCCGCGCGCCGCCCCATGCgcctgcggctgcggctgcgccccccgcccgcccccgcgccgcggcCCTGCTGCCTGCACCTGTACAGCCACCTGGCCGACCCGCGCAGCGCCCTGGCCGCCTGGGAGGCCGTGCGCCGCCGCGGCGGGGAGCTGCCCCCCGGCCGCCTGGCCGGCGCCTGGGACGACAAGAACCGGTGGGTGGgcgcagggcctgggggggggggcggtggcaggGCCCGCGCCAACGCCCGACATCGCGCTAGGTACCTGCCCGTGCTGGGCCACACGGATGGCACCCTGTCGGTCCTTGAGTGGCGCCACGCGAAGACCGTCTTCCACACGGCGGCACACAGCCCGGGCCCGGTCACCGCCATTGCGTCCACCTGGAACAGCGTCGTGTCCTCGGGTCCATACCTCCCCTTGCCCCGCGGCCGGCCCGGGACCCCTCCGGCCCCGCACAGGGCCCAGCCCCGGCTCCTGCCCCCACAGGCGGCGACCTGACCGTGAAGATGTGGCGCGTCTACCCCTACGCCGAGGAGAGCCTGAGCCTGCTGCGGACCTTTTCCTGCTGGCACCCGGTGGTGGTGCTCTGTGCGCTGGGGAAGCGTGTCACTGTGGGCTTTGAGGACCCCGACACCGCCACCTACGGCTTGGTGCAGTTCGGCCTGGGCAACAGCCCCCGCTGTGACCACCGGCCCCAGGACGACCACACGGACCACATCACTGGTGAGCCGGCGGGCAAGAGCGAAGCCCAAGCCACCGTGTGGCCCTGGTCCCTGACCCCAAGCCCTGGTCCCTCAGGCCTGTGCTGCTGCCCCACGCTCAAGCTGTACGCCTCTTCCAGCCTGGACGGCACCGTCCGCATCTGGACGGCGGAGAACCGCCTGCTGcggtgggctggggctgggagggcggagggcggggtgggggcctgTGGGCCACTGGCTGGGGTCTcctacctccacccccaccagagCCTGGCGGCTTGGGGGCAGGGTTGTCCCTGTCCCGGCTTCCTGCTTGGTGGAGCGGGCCAGACCCTTGCCCTGCACGCCCCCAGGCTCCTGCAGCTGGACAGCCCCCCTCAGGCCCTGGCCTTCTGCAGCAACAGTGGGGACCTGGTGTTGGCTCTGGGCTCCCGACTCTGCCTGGTGTCTCATAGGCTCTACTTGCCCACATCCTACCTGGTCAAGGtatgcaggaagcccaggacGCGCAGGGGGCCGCTGCTGGGGGCAGACAAGCCCCCGGGGCCAGGGCTATGCGTGCCTTTCTCCCATTCAGAAGCTGTGCCAGAATGTCCCTGAGGTGCTGGATGACCCTCCACTGCCCCTGACCAGCCAAGAGTCGCTGACCTCAGCGCAGCTGCAGAGGCTCGCCAAGCTGCATGGGGCGGCCAGTCTTAGGTGTGCCCGCAGGCCCCGCGGAGCGGTCCTGGAGGCCCCTGCCCAACTCCCTGAGTCAGGGCCTGGCCGTGCGGCCCCAGAGCTCCCGGGCCACCCCAAGCCTATCCTAGCCCTGCCATCCCTCTTCCTGGTTGCTGGCTGTGCCCTGCCAGAGgcctggccacccccacccccaggtcttTGTCCCAGCATCCGCCCCATCCCGCCGCTGATGACGCTGGTGTCCCGCCTCTACCTGTCCCTGTCTGCAGCACAGACTTGTCTTTCATCCATCACCAGACGGGA
This window of the Vulpes vulpes isolate BD-2025 unplaced genomic scaffold, VulVul3 u000000671, whole genome shotgun sequence genome carries:
- the WDR97 gene encoding WD repeat-containing protein 97 isoform X6; amino-acid sequence: METEVSDASDSQLLDQDLYDTDGYDVPDPGLLKERNDSFPEPAPPLFTSSSRLQNMTPRARARQLWLLLRAGLRDFVEKEKREELCVARLTHGLELLRHLKVAAELCWVAQDPVGRRFVVLDGAGYLHLHRENGWAYEKLQAPAVLTGLVAVPGPLGAVSRFVGWGPEGLAILRPDFSLLWLSKPGVGGMPDHQPICCLPVPSLGLLLVALAGGSLALWKFRSGGRRLVLWGSPLRLPPSSAGTLTRLVLGPLSSHQVPCCLAAYGSAVLIFDLHTWALVDIRRDLHKITISDLAYCLEVDAVVTASRDSTVKVWETDWRLRMVFMGHTGPVTAVAVLPDSSLLLSASQDGTLRTWDLQAAAQVGEVALSGWARGAAAARVDRLLAPAGPGCPVLSLSARGVALWRPRELYAPLARLPAPVLLVQVAPALPAAPRAPLPARLVCACADGSVHLLAAATGRPVSALLLGAAEPAAALLYCLPREALWLLTRAGHLLCASAARRPMRLRLRLRPPPAPAPRPCCLHLYSHLADPRSALAAWEAVRRRGGELPPGRLAGAWDDKNRYLPVLGHTDGTLSVLEWRHAKTVFHTAAHSPGPVTAIASTWNSVVSSGGDLTVKMWRVYPYAEESLSLLRTFSCWHPVVVLCALGKRVTVGFEDPDTATYGLVQFGLGNSPRCDHRPQDDHTDHITGEPAGKSEAQATVWPWSLTPSPGPSGLCCCPTLKLYASSSLDGTVRIWTAENRLLRLLQLDSPPQALAFCSNSGDLVLALGSRLCLVSHRLYLPTSYLVKKLCQNVPEVLDDPPLPLTSQESLTSAQLQRLAKLHGAASLSTDLSFIHHQTGTPQQPVLEEDLEALVTRDQDLQQLRLGLVVPAAQPPLSWQQQQEAFDNYLRLVYGPGFLGVPSGRESQQESTVTLIVERETWDVCTLPRAASSVRQAGVCAEAPTVPAAHSLQDLGAVGQHLAHPPRVPMPTPHTHRGVHSRASQLLARSSLSSSLGLSLDLQLQLERLPGEKRVGPGPPTPNLQHRVPLLTKRRPRELLSNLRGFFPAAIEHYKNLQTPIRFPGSVPNSVVLQHMWLPGEVSGLGALAQISSRGRHKARRSLDDVWLPRRIRRRQARYHQKLIQWLGEEEEKEEEEEERNLDWASDYLSAEEQLLELEELEAQAPENLALQLRQRAGARTDASSRRFSYPYGRSLWKQRYGHLPRFLHFFVVQNWFQKLFPVFTLEVRGLGRRGGPGWWGRWGVQGAGRQRAVPAGLPRGGHGGGPGLAVHRPAVRGVLGRLRAHPASAAEAAARREQGPSGPAAGRPRAPAQPGPAPQPGGAPLAPPPGPPPGLAPPTAHALLRCAQDPTQKRFVMLALQLLLACSLESREVVLELMSYFLYSPASCRPELKKLLDGLGLQDPQGFLFKEMMTWVQGPDADSKAALRKRCCQKLEEMIHWLQEGVCSQVSRLGATGAS